The DNA sequence ACCTCGCGGTGATCCTGATCGACGCGCGCAAGGGCGTGCTGACCCAGACCCGACGCCACAGCTACATCGTCCAGTTGCTCGGGATCCGTCACATCGTGCTGGCGGTAAACAAGATGGACCTGGTCGGCTACCAGCAAGCGGCGTTCGACGCGGTGGTCGAGGACTATGCGGCCTTCGCGCGGCAGATCGGCATTCGCGATTTCACCGCCATTCCCATCTCGGGCCGAAACGGCGACAATATCGCCGGCCGGTCGGATGCGATGCCGTGGTATTCGGGCCCGGCGTTGCTCGAGCATCTCGAGACCGTGGAGGTCGATGTCGAGGCCGACGCGACGAAGCCGTTCCGGATGCCGGTCCAATGGGTCAATCGCGCCGGTCAGGACTTCCGCGGCCTCGCGGGCACGATCCCCAGCGGGGTCGTGCGGCCAGGCGACCCTGTGCGCATCCTGCCTTCGGGACGGACCAGCAGGATCGCACGGATTGTGACGTTGGCCGGCGACCTCGAGCTTGCCCGTGCCGGCCAGTCGGTGACGGTGACCCTGGCGGACGAGATCGACTGCTCCCGCGGCGACGTCATCGCCGCCGCCGACGCGCCGTTGCAGGTTTCCGACCAGTTCGAGGCCTCGCTGGTCTGGCTGGACGAGGCGCCGCTGCTGCCAGGCCGCCGCTATCTGCTGCAGACGGCAAGCACGACCATCGGCGCGACGGTGATGCAGATCAAGCATGCGGTGGATCTGGAAACGCTTGGCGAGGCGCCCGCGCGCACGCTGGCCTGCAACCAGATCGCCGTGGCCACGCTACGGCTCGACCGCGCGATCCCCTTCGCCGCCTATGCCGAATGCCGCACGCTCGGCAGCTTCGTCCTGGTCGACCGCGAAAGCCATCGCACGCTGGCGGGCGGCACCTTCCATTTCTCGCTGCGCCGCGCCGACAACATCCATTGGCAACCGCTCGAGGTGCGCCGCGAGCAGCGCGCGGCGATGAAGGCGCAAGTGCCCAAGGTCCTGTGGTTCACCGGCCTGTCGGGAGCGGGCAAGTCGACCATCGCCAATCAGGTCGAGCGCAAGCTGCATGCGCTCGGCTACCACACCTTCCTGCTCGACGGCGACAATGTGCGGCATCGGCTGAACGGCGATCTCGGCTTCACCGACGCCGACCGGGTCGAGAATATCCGCCGCGTCGGCGAGGTTGCGGCGCTGATGGCCGATGCCGGCCTGGTCGTGCTCGCCGCCTTCATCTCGCCCTTCCGCGCGGAGCGCGAGATGGTGCGTGCGATGGTCCCGGAGGGCGAGTTCGTGGAGATCTTCATCGACACCCCGCTCGGCGAAGCCGAGGCGCGCGACGTGAAAGGCCTCTACCAGAAGGCCCGGCGCGGCGAACTCGTCAACTTCACCGGCATCGACAGTCCATACGAGCCGCCTCTGGAGCCCGACCTGCAGATCGACACCATGCGGTGCTCGTCGGAGCAGGCAGCCGACCAGATTCTCGCAGCCCTGTTCCCCTGAACTGACCGGCGCCTGGATCAGGGGAAGCATGCGCTCAGGCGCGGTCTTCGCCCATGCCGGCTGCAAAGGCGATGCGCAGCGCCCCGGACAGGCTGCGCGCCTTGAGTTTGATCATGATGTTCGCGCGATGCACCTCGACGGTGCGCGGCGAGATGCCGAGATAATAGGCGATGGTCTTGTTGGGATGACCTTGCGCCAGCCCCTCGAGCACCTCGCGCTCGCGATCGCTCAGCACGCCGAGCACGACCTCCGCGTCGGCCGCACGGACCATGATGCTCTTCTCCGCGGCAAGCCGCTCGAATGCGCGGCGGATCGCATCCTCGAGCGCGTCGGTCTCGAAGGGCTTCTCCAGGAAATCGACCGCGCCCGCCTTCATCGCCTTCACCGCCACGGCGATATCGCCATGGCCAGTCAGTACGATGACCGGCATCGTCACGCCGCGGTCGTTGAGCTGCTGCTGGACCTCCA is a window from the Sphingomonas sp. BT-65 genome containing:
- a CDS encoding response regulator transcription factor; amino-acid sequence: MTDRPLVHVIDDEESVRRGTSFYLKSIGYAVRTWESGAGFLKEVRHIECGCILLDIGMPEIDGLEVQQQLNDRGVTMPVIVLTGHGDIAVAVKAMKAGAVDFLEKPFETDALEDAIRRAFERLAAEKSIMVRAADAEVVLGVLSDREREVLEGLAQGHPNKTIAYYLGISPRTVEVHRANIMIKLKARSLSGALRIAFAAGMGEDRA
- the cysN gene encoding sulfate adenylyltransferase subunit CysN gives rise to the protein MAEPYRLVAPNFDACIAQHQERSLLRFLTCGSVDDGKSTLIGRLLYDSKLILEDQLASLEAVSSGRQSIDFASLVDGLAAEREQGITIDVAYRFFATGKRKFIVADTPGHEQYTRNMVTGASTADLAVILIDARKGVLTQTRRHSYIVQLLGIRHIVLAVNKMDLVGYQQAAFDAVVEDYAAFARQIGIRDFTAIPISGRNGDNIAGRSDAMPWYSGPALLEHLETVEVDVEADATKPFRMPVQWVNRAGQDFRGLAGTIPSGVVRPGDPVRILPSGRTSRIARIVTLAGDLELARAGQSVTVTLADEIDCSRGDVIAAADAPLQVSDQFEASLVWLDEAPLLPGRRYLLQTASTTIGATVMQIKHAVDLETLGEAPARTLACNQIAVATLRLDRAIPFAAYAECRTLGSFVLVDRESHRTLAGGTFHFSLRRADNIHWQPLEVRREQRAAMKAQVPKVLWFTGLSGAGKSTIANQVERKLHALGYHTFLLDGDNVRHRLNGDLGFTDADRVENIRRVGEVAALMADAGLVVLAAFISPFRAEREMVRAMVPEGEFVEIFIDTPLGEAEARDVKGLYQKARRGELVNFTGIDSPYEPPLEPDLQIDTMRCSSEQAADQILAALFP